The genomic DNA CGACTTCAGCACCGACGTGTCGCTGGACAAGGGCGACGGGCTGATCAACGTCGAGGCGCTCGATGCGCAGGGCAATTACCGCAACTTCCTGAACCTGCAGGCCATCGTCGTGAGCCCGAAAGGCGAACGCGTGGTGGTGCCCGTGCGCCAGAGCGGACCGGGCCATTACGACGCGAAGTTCCCGACGAAGGAGCCGGGCGTTTACGCGGTGAACGTGGTCGAGATGGACGGCAGCAAGGTCGTGGCGCAGCAGACGGCGGGCGCGAGCATCAATTACTCGCCGGAGTTCAGCGACCCGGCGCCGAATTACAATCTGCTCCGACGCCTGGCCGAGGCGGGCGGCGGGAAGGTTCTCGACGTGCGCAACCCGGCGGACAACCCGTTTCTGCATGACCGCGCGAAAACCTTCCAGCCGCGCGACCTGTGGGAGGCGTTGCTGCAATTCGCGGTGATTTGCTTCGTGTTCGACGTGGGCTTCCGGCGCATCCAGATCGAGCGCGAAGCGTGGCAGCGGGCCGTGGCGGCGGTGAAGGGGGTGGTGCTGTTCTGGCGGCCGAAGCCGAAGGTGACGAAGCCCGACGAATCGCTTTCGGCACTGCTGGCACGCCGTGACGCCGTGCGCGCCGCCACAACCAAACCGGTCGAGGAACGGCCGGAACTGTTCCAGCCAACGCAACCGATTTCGCTGCCGCTGCCGGGGACAGAGCCGAAACCTGAGCCGGCCAAACCGGCGGCCGAACCCGCGCCATCCGGCGGTGAGCCGAAGCCGCCCGAAGGCAGCACTGCCAGCCGTTTGCTCGAAGCAAAGCGCCGGGCGCAGAAGAAGAAATAGGGCTGTCGCCGGTGAACGCCGGAGGAGTTCTGGCGGCGCTTGCGCAGGGCCGAATTGTGAGAGAGGGTTTGTCAACTCAACCTCCTTATGGCCGACCTTGGTTTCAGGCTGGAACTGCTCGCACTGGTGCTGCTGGTTGGATGCTTGATTTATCAACGGGCGAAGCGCACGGCGCGCCGGGCCGCCTTCCTTCAACAATTTCAACGGCCCGGGGTGGGTCTTGATACGGCACCGTTGCTTCCCCGGCTGGCCATGGTGCGGCGGGATTTTGCCCTGGCCGCACAGGCGCATGCGGCCGGTCTGCGCGCGCGCCACGCATGGCTGGCCGCCGCCCGGCTCCGGCTGGAACAGTTGCCGTTCTTTGGGCACCCGCCGGCCGAGTCCACGGGCCGTTCGGATTAATTTTCTTCCCCCGCAAAATCTCTTCGCTTCGTTGGTTGCATCCCGGTGAATTTGGGTTAAATAGGCGGGGTCAATTTTCCGCTGTCGTCGCATGAAAGCTGTTCTCCGGATGAGTGCCGTGGTGCTGGTGCTGGCCTGCCTGGGCGTTTGGCTGCTCACGGGCGCGCACCGCGGTTGGACCCAGACCAGCGTCACCATCATGCGCACCGATCCCGTGACGGACCTGAACTATCCCGAAACCAAAAAGCAGTTCGTGATGGGGGTGGACCTGCTGGGCGGTGGACTGTTGCTCGCGGCCGGGCTGGCCGGGGCGAGTTTTCTGGGCAAATCTTGAATCACGTAAACGAACGGATTTTAATCATGAAACACACCTTCCTCGCCATCGTTGTTTGGGGCGCGGCCGCGCTGGTCACGGCCCGGGCCGAAACGCAAACCTTCGACTTCAAGGATCCCAAGGGCGTGAACAACGCCGTGTTCAAGCTCGATGCGCCGCTGGAAGCCATCAATGGCACGGCAAACGGCATCAGCGGCACGGTGGTTTACGATCCCGAGAATCCCGCGGCGTTGTCCGGCAAGATTGTGGTCGAGGCCAGGACCCTGACGGTGCCGAATCCGATGATGAACGGCCATCTGCACGGCAACCAGTGGCTGGACGTGGCCAAGTTTCCGGAAATCACCTTCGAAGCGGCCAGGGTGGCCAATGTGAAGCGCGACGGCACCAGCGCCAGCGCCGACGTGACCGGCAAAATGACGATTCATGGCGTCACCCGGGAGCTGACGATTCCGGTGAAGCTGAACTATCTCAAGGGCAAGCTGGGCGACCGCGTGCCCAACCAGCAGGGTGACCTGCTCGTCCTGCGGGCGCATTTCACCATCAAGCGCTCCGACTTCGACATCAATCCGGGTGCGCCCGCGGACAAGGTGGCGAATGAAATCGAGCTGACGCTGAGTCTGGCCGGCGCCGCGCCAAGGCCCTGACGGATTTCAAAGCGTCGGGCGACGGGCACCAGCCCGGGTGAACGCACCGTCACCGCATGAAAGCCAAATTCGTTCCGCCGGACAACCGGCCGCGCTGTTCGTGGTGTCTCAGCGAGGACATTTATGTCCGCTACCACGACGAGGAATGGGGCGTGCCCGAGCACGACGACCAGAAGCTGTTCGCCAAGCTTATCCTCGACGGCGCGCAGGCCGGGCTGAGCTGGATCACGATTCTCAAGAAGCGCGAGAACTACTACCGTGCGTTTGATCAGTTCAATCCGGAGAAAATGGCACGTTACTCGGAGAAGAAGATTGCCGCGTTGCTCGCGGACCCGGGCATCGTCCGCAACCGGCTCAAAGTGAATGCCGCTGTCACGAATGCGCGAGCCTACCTGAAACTGCGCGAGGAACT from Verrucomicrobiia bacterium includes the following:
- a CDS encoding YceI family protein; protein product: MKHTFLAIVVWGAAALVTARAETQTFDFKDPKGVNNAVFKLDAPLEAINGTANGISGTVVYDPENPAALSGKIVVEARTLTVPNPMMNGHLHGNQWLDVAKFPEITFEAARVANVKRDGTSASADVTGKMTIHGVTRELTIPVKLNYLKGKLGDRVPNQQGDLLVLRAHFTIKRSDFDINPGAPADKVANEIELTLSLAGAAPRP
- a CDS encoding DNA-3-methyladenine glycosylase I; translated protein: MKAKFVPPDNRPRCSWCLSEDIYVRYHDEEWGVPEHDDQKLFAKLILDGAQAGLSWITILKKRENYYRAFDQFNPEKMARYSEKKIAALLADPGIVRNRLKVNAAVTNARAYLKLREELGSFDRFLWQFTGGKTKRNVWKSPGQLPARTVESDAMSKALQQRGFKFVGSTICYAFMQAVGMVNDHRVDCFRYREV